Proteins from a genomic interval of Diaphorobacter sp. HDW4A:
- a CDS encoding CaiB/BaiF CoA-transferase family protein, producing the protein MQASKLPLAGVRVVDLTSAVVGPYATQVLADYGADVIKVEEKSGDVIRWISGRSPTPGMSGKFMHMNRNKRSVSLDLKQAAGREALLRLIDTADVFLHNMRTAAIDRLLLDAASLHARNPRLLYCAVVGFGSGGRYAGRPAYDSILQGGTALSSLLIDASGEPRYVPYVVIDRTAGLMVAHALLAALFARERDDAGRMIEVPMFESYAALLLSEHLNGHSFEPPTGPLGDQRLLDANARPVRTRDGHVCITTNTDAQVRQLFEALGRPDLAMDPRFATSLARIDHIREFFAQRAELLAQRDTEEVISALLAHDIPCMPCHTLETLLADPHLNDVGLIEPSQHPTQGSIRQLRPTMSMTGFQPSTRLPAPHIGQHTTSLLAELGYTPEEINALYSSGAAFTAADAPVEP; encoded by the coding sequence ATGCAAGCCAGCAAACTTCCTCTTGCAGGTGTGCGCGTCGTCGATCTCACATCTGCCGTCGTAGGCCCGTACGCCACGCAGGTGCTCGCCGACTATGGTGCCGACGTCATCAAGGTCGAAGAGAAATCGGGCGACGTCATCCGCTGGATATCCGGACGCTCGCCCACGCCCGGCATGTCAGGCAAGTTCATGCACATGAACCGCAACAAGCGCAGTGTGTCGCTCGACCTCAAGCAAGCCGCTGGCCGCGAGGCGCTGCTGCGGCTGATCGACACCGCCGACGTCTTTCTGCACAACATGCGCACCGCCGCCATCGACCGACTACTACTGGACGCCGCCAGCCTTCACGCGCGCAATCCACGCCTCTTGTATTGCGCGGTGGTTGGTTTCGGAAGCGGTGGCCGGTATGCGGGACGCCCCGCCTATGACTCCATCCTGCAAGGCGGCACGGCGCTCTCGAGCCTGTTGATCGACGCATCGGGCGAACCGCGCTACGTGCCCTATGTGGTGATCGACCGCACCGCTGGCCTCATGGTGGCGCACGCATTGCTTGCCGCACTGTTTGCGCGCGAGCGCGACGACGCGGGTCGCATGATCGAGGTGCCGATGTTCGAGAGCTACGCCGCATTGCTGCTCAGCGAGCACCTGAATGGCCACAGTTTCGAGCCTCCCACTGGGCCGCTGGGTGATCAGCGTTTGCTCGACGCCAATGCGCGGCCCGTTCGCACACGTGACGGCCATGTCTGCATCACCACCAATACCGATGCACAGGTACGCCAGCTCTTCGAAGCCTTGGGCCGACCGGATCTGGCCATGGACCCGCGCTTTGCGACATCGCTCGCCCGCATCGATCACATCAGGGAATTCTTCGCGCAGCGTGCCGAATTGCTGGCGCAACGCGACACCGAAGAGGTGATCTCTGCGCTGCTCGCTCACGACATTCCTTGCATGCCATGCCACACGCTCGAAACGCTGCTCGCAGATCCGCATCTGAATGACGTCGGCCTGATCGAGCCTTCACAACATCCCACCCAGGGAAGCATCCGCCAACTGCGGCCCACCATGTCCATGACGGGTTTCCAGCCCTCAACACGCCTGCCCGCGCCCCACATCGGCCAGCACACGACCAGCTTGCTTGCCGAACTGGGCTACACGCCGGAGGAAATCAACGCGCTTTACTCTAGCGGTGCGGCATTCACCGCTGCGGACGCACCGGTCGAGCCATGA